In a single window of the Drosophila miranda strain MSH22 chromosome XL, D.miranda_PacBio2.1, whole genome shotgun sequence genome:
- the LOC108156219 gene encoding uncharacterized protein LOC108156219 — protein MDTQLDARVPFPASFPETFKNFFDMMNEDEDHAELFAHMLEDKVIPIPRPKPRKMNPQRGRCGGSLRSNSASGRSDRDDSTERSFQLQMQLQQQQQQQHRQHLQQLQNDQRGRRASISSGGEFYRETSDITEPSVHYPYLTPGRIHTLRSTHDRNAQHHNSPGLSHTGLGPMLLGPNVSSSSSGTNMQLTPGPDGGGGWGGGGGGGNAPPTSADHLRPRLAQDWQPSTPLESPQSSFHSHHNLQLEVSAAFTSGYTPPSVATAGSSSGYHHAYGPQMQVPARSGSIRRQLPVNGASSVAVAIDAFGRMELDEEERRSCTERIFDVAFSWISMCVCADAECTKATDRYDVPTPACRPEQSYSNGQNRPLYEMERAGVGHQRMLPIPPVSSRHSGGLRSRPIVQAWVQEENDRNLIRSAAVPVVHTQSRHADPRNIESVGAVQDWQHLRNIDAPPPRYEEYMFAAQHAGGSRQDLRRGSAAEPNMQHSVRHYMAQEVHPRSLHSVEHSREHAEVSRVLTIQQAMCGAVSPQYGTVVDHPPPSYSEARAITGVVAVNEMSSGLGASGSVPVEAGCSTPKRARQVHIEREPPIGEAAASPARGQRHNSSGTLLVPGLSNRVAPRQRRRTSSMPAECPRVSISLIAVLKASSLPLLPLSSSPPSLPSASLSSSAFSQPQHAEVRQAVKHAEDQGMEYYRLRSFSITSNGVCNLGDSLRCRRSRSNNSVTSGGTSYSGNRYHNRNASGNIIERTLSQQTLSGEPPTFKIAMLGSPAVGKSALSFQFTTSDHICGYDLSLEMEYGQKTVSVLVDDVESDIEVVDHPACEMSTEAFCATYDIDLFVVVYSVLDVYSFRNAERVLHYLRENDMLLSRGAILVGNKVDLERHRAVPQEMGHKVATEISCKFIETSAGLCHNVNELLVGVVAQVKLNPQRLSMLSPADLERVNMQSSIQNHRRMHLERQLSMCHSDHGLAPDAEDDPNRPHISLRDILNVGESDLEDSEETEAQRRHRLMTRFEFLAANIRNESVRPISPVGKRCSIGTATSDNKVARLQRRAMDDSHLGRRVWARPECRKHLFLFNCNGRVKKMTARTKTFVSSLLRFKASHWLSRRTSSSCTDLFAI, from the exons ATGGATACCCAGCTGGATGCGCGGGTCCCATTTCCGGCCTCGTTTCCGGAAACGTTCAAGAATTTCTTCGACATGATGAACGAAGACGAGGACCATGCAGAGCTCTTTGCCCACATGCTGGAGGATAAG GTAATACCCATACCGCGACCCAAGCCCAGAAAGATGAACCCGCAGCGCGGACGCTGCGGTGGCAGCTTGCGAAGCAACAGCGCCAGCGGCCGCTCTGATCGTGACGACAGCACCGAGCGCAGCTTCCAGCTGCAAAtgcagctacagcagcagcagcagcagcagcatcggcagcaTCTGCAGCAGCTTCAAAATGATCAACGCGGTCGCCGCGCCAGCATTAGTAGCGGTGGAGAATTCTATCGCGAAACAAGCGACATTACCGAGCCGTCGGTCCACTACCCCTACTTGACCCCCGGACGCATCCACACGCTGCGCTCGACCCATGACCGCAACGCTCAACACCATAACAGTCCAGGCCTCAGCCATACCGGTCTCGGGCCCATGCTTTTGGGCCCAAATGTAAGTTCCAGCTCCAGTGGTACGAATATGCAACTGACGCCGGGTCCTGACGGCGGCGGGGGCTggggcggtggcggtggcggcggcaaTGCACCGCCAACAAGCGCTGACCATCTCAGGCCAAGACTGGCTCAAGACTGGCAGCCAAGTACCCCGCTAGAG TCGCCCCAATCTTCATTCCATTCACATCATAATTTGCAGCTAGAGGTCAGCGCTGCTTTCACAAGTGGCTACACACCCCCATCAGTGGCCACAGCCGGATCCTCAAGCGGCTATCACCATGCATACGGGCCACAAATGCAAGTACCGGCCCGGTCAGGATCCATCCGTCGCCAGCTGCCGGTTAATGGAGCCAGCAGTGTAGCAGTAGCTATCGATGCGTTCGGGCGAATGGAGCTGGATGAAGAGGAACGTAGAAGCTGTACGGAACGGATCTTTGATGTCG CCTTCTCATGGATATCTATGTGTGTCTGCGCAGATGCCGAGTGTACAAAAGCGACAGACAGATATGACGTACCTACGCCTGCGTGCCGCCCAGAACAGTCTTACAGCAACGGCC AGAATCGCCCATTGTATGAGATGGAGCGTGCCGGGGTGGGTCACCAGCGGATGCTGCCCATACCGCCGGTCAGCAGCAGACACAGCGGTGGCCTTCGAAGCCGGCCCATCGTACAGGCGTGGGTCCAGGAGGAGAATGATCGGAATCTAATACGGAGCGCCGCAGTCCCCGTGGTGCACACCCAGAGTCGACATGCGGACCCGAGGAACATCGAATCCGTGGGGGCCGTACAGGATTGGCAGCATCTGAGAAATATTGATGCTCCGCCACCGCGATACGAAGAATATATGTTTGCTGCCCAGCATGCAGGCGGCAGTCGG CAAGACCTTCGTCGTGGCTCCGCGGCGGAACCAAACATGCAGCACTCGGTCCGGCACTATATGGCACAGGAGGTTCATCCACGCAGCTTGCATAGCGTCGAGCACAG CAGAGAGCACGCGGAAGTATCCAGGGTTTTGACTATACAGCAAGCCATGTGCGGAGCGGTTTCCCCGCAGTACGGCACCGTGGTCGACCACCCACCACCCTCATATAGCGAAGCGAGAGCCATCACTGGCGTGGTCGCCGTAAATGAAATGTCCAGCGGACTGGGAGCCAGTGGTTCGGTACCGGTCGAGGCAGGGTGCAGCACACCGAAACGCGCTCGCCAAGTGCATATCGAGCGGGAGCCTCCCATCGGCGAGGCAGCGGCATCCCCAGCACGGGGACAACGGCATAACAGCTCTGGCACCTTGTTGGTGCCGGGACTCAGCAACCGCGTGGCGCCCAGGCAGCGAAGGAGAACATCCAGTATGCCGGCCGAGTGCCCCAGGGTGAGTAT ATCCTTGATTGCGGTGCTAAAAGCCAGC TCACTTCCTCTTTTGCCTCTCTCGTCCTCTCCTCCATCTCTTCCATCTGCATCACTGTCGTCCTCTGCCTTTTCCCAGCCACAACACGCGGAGGTGCGTCAGGCGGTGAAACATGCAGAAGATCAGGGCATGGAGTACTACCGCCTGCGCAGTTTTAGCATTACCTCTAATGGGGTATGCAATTTAGGGGACTCCCTGCG ATGCCGCAGGTCACGCTCGAACAACTCAGTGACATCGGGGGGTACCTCTTACAGCGGCAATCGATACCACAATAG AAACGCATCGGGGAATATCATCGAAAGGACCCTATCACAGCAGACACTGTCCGGAGAGCCACCCACCTTCAAGATTGCTATGCTTGGTAGTCCTGCGGTTGGGAAGTCAGCCCTATCGTTCCAGTTTACGACCTCGGACCATATTTGCGGCTACGACCTAAGTCTTG AGATGGAATATGGGCAGAAGACAGTGTCTGTACTGGTGGATGACGTTGAATCGGACATTGAAGTTGTGGATCATCCCGCCTGCGAAATGTCG ACGGAGGCTTTTTGCGCTACATACGACATCGACCTGTTTGTGGTCGTCTACTCTGTGCTGGACGTCTACTCGTTCCGGAATGCGGAACGCGTGTTGCATTATTTGCGGGAAAACGACATGCTGCTCAGCCGCGGCGCCATATTGGTGGGGAACAAGGTGGACCTGGAACGTCATCGCGCTGTGCCCCAAGAGA TGGGCCACAAAGTGGCAACGGAGATTTCCTGCAAGTTCATCGAGACGTCGGCGGGGCTGTGCCACAATGTCAATGAGCTGTTGGTGGGTGTGGTGGCTCAGGTCAAACTGAATCCCCAGCGCCTGAGCATGCTCAGTCCGGCCGACCTGGAGCGCGTGAATATGCAGAGCAGCATCCAAAACCACAGACGCATGCACCTGGAGCGCCAACTGAGCATGTGCCACAGTGACCACGGGCTGGCTCCGGATGCCGAAGACGACCCCAATCGTCCGCACATCAGTCTGCGAGACATTCTGAATGTGGGAGAGAGTGATCTGGAGGACTCCGAGGAAACCGAGGCCCAGCGGCGACATCGCCTCATGACCCGGTTTGAATTCCTGGCGGCCAACATCCGCAACGAATCGGTGAGACCGATCAGCCCTGTTGGCAAGCGATGCTCCATCGGCACCGCGACCTCGGACAATAAGGTCGCGAGACTGCAGCGCCGGGCCATGGACGACTCGCATCTAGGTCGCCGCGTGTGGGCTCGCCCGGAGTGCAGAAAGCACCTGTTCCTCTTCAATTGCAACGGCAGGGTCAAGAAGATGACGGCACGCACCAAGACGTTTGTTTCATCGCTGCTACGCTTCAAGGCATCCCACTGGCTGAGTCGTCGCACCTCTTCCAGCTGCACCGATCTCTTTGCGATTTAA